From Rutidosis leptorrhynchoides isolate AG116_Rl617_1_P2 chromosome 3, CSIRO_AGI_Rlap_v1, whole genome shotgun sequence, a single genomic window includes:
- the LOC139899121 gene encoding F-box/LRR-repeat protein 12-like, which produces MEDFCAQNQNPCITNLPDLPLELIFRKLKEQEDRESFGLTCHSFFKVQNLSQKNLHIRNYLFDLDPCMLDKLLNRFCNLQDLSLANCRKIHNSDLIKLQKIGSTLQCLSLAFCRRVTNIGIISVASYCPLLSVICLHRCSITDSGVEVLAKSCKSLIELDLASCRNITDCGIQYISQYCRQIRALCIHGCIKIVGIGFKGCSSTLAILDASFCALDFTGVNEILSGGGLEYLNFSSLDYKHTMGQGLATIGLGYGANLKILDLQMFRFVEDNDVISISKGCPLLREWDLSFCDKVGLPGWESIGLYCKNLEIIRVWGCRNLCDSGLLSLSNGCKRLSVIYMGACREITSDGIRAFRLQRPDVKIEMKVYLGASFPCFSFT; this is translated from the coding sequence AGAACCCGTGTATTACAAACCTTCCTGATCTTCCGTTGGAATTGATTTTCAGAAAGTTAAAAGAACAAGAGGATCGAGAATCTTTTGGCCTAACCTGTCACAGTTTTTTTAAAGTTCAAAACTTAAGCCAAAAAAACTTACATATTAGAAATTACCTCTTTGACTTGGATCCATGTATGCTAGATAAATTGCTTAATCGTTTTTGCAATTTACAGGATCTGTCCTTGGCCAATTGCAGGAAAATCCACAATTCAgatttaattaaattacaaaaaatTGGGTCTACATTGCAGTGTCTTTCTCTTGCTTTTTGTCGTCGAGTAACGAATATAGGAATTATTTCAGTTGCTTCCTATTGTCCATTGCTTTCTGTTATCTGTCTTCACAGATGTTCTATCACTGATAGTGGGGTCGAAGTTCTAGCAAAATCCTGTAAATCTTTAATAGAGCTCGATCTTGCTTCATGTAGAAACATAACTGATTGCGGGATTCAATATATATCTCAGTACTGTCGTCAAATTAGGGCACTCTGTATACATGGCTGCATTAAAATTGTTGGTATAGGCTTCAAAGGGTGTTCTTCTACCCTGGCTATTTTAGATGCCAGTTTTTGTGCGTTAGATTTTACTGGTGTTAATGAAATCTTAAGTGGAGGTGGTCTTGAATATCTAAATTTTTCCTCACTTGATTATAAGCATACTATGGGACAAGGGCTGGCAACTATCGGTTTAGGATATGGTGCAAATCTTAAAATCCTTGATCTACAAATGTTCAGATTCGTTGAGGATAATGATGTCATAAGCATATCAAAAGGGTGTCCATTGTTGAGAGAGTGGGACCTATCGTTTTGTGATAAAGTTGGTTTGCCTGGCTGGGAGTCGATTGGGTTGTACTGTAAGAATTTGGAGATAATACGTGTGTGGGGATGTAGGAATTTGTGTGATAGTGGATTACTATCTTTAAGTAATGGCTGCAAACGCCTGTCTGTCATATACATGGGTGCTTGTCGGGAGATCACTTCAGATGGGATCCGTGCCTTCAGATTACAAAGACCGGATGTGAAGATCGAAATGAAAGTCTATCTGGGGGCCAGTTTTCCCTGTTTTAGTTTTACTTAG